The genomic stretch GGTGAGTTCAACAAGTAATTGCATCACTCTGTTAACCTAGAGTGTCATGCATTTTAAACATTTTTCGATCGAAGAGCGGGAGATCATACAAACAATGAGGTGGGAGAAGAAATCGCTCCGCGAGATCGCCCGGGTACTCAGGCGTTCGTCATCTTCGGTCTCTCGTGAGGTCAGGAAGAACTTCCCCAAAGGACACAGGATATATACTCCCCGGTTAGCCAACGAGCGCGCTCTTTCGAAACGGACGCGCCGTGGCCGGGAGGAGCATCTCAAAAACGAGCGCATCCGCTCATACGTCGTGACTCACCTGAAGAGAAGGTGGTCGCCTGAGCAGATATCGGGTTCCATTACAGGAGACTTGAATGAGAGCATATCCCACGAAGCCATATACCAGTTCATATATGACACAGTGAGCGGCGGTTCGAACCTCCCCAAAACCGGCATGGAAGACCTGCGCCCCTGTTTGAGGCGGAGACGGAGGATACGCCAGCCCAGAGGGACTAGGAAATGCCAGAGGATATGGAGGACAAAGGGCGCTTCGATCGAAGACCGTCCGAAGATCGTCCTTCTTCGGAAACGTGTCGGGGATTGGGAGGGAGACTCTGTGGAGTCGGTCGACCGCAAGCCCGGTGTGAATACCCTGGTTGAGCGAAAGGTCGGCCTCGTATTCATCACGAGGCTCGCTGACAAAACCTCCGCTGCGACTGTGGATGCAATGGCATCCCGCTTCAAAGATGTGCCTGAGAGGTTCAAAAAGACCGTCACTCTGGACAACGGACCGGAGAACAGAGACTGGCAATCGATCGAGAGGAAGATCGGCTTGAGATGCTACTCGGCTCACTCATACTGTTCCTGGGAGAGGCCTACCAACGAGAA from Candidatus Parcubacteria bacterium encodes the following:
- a CDS encoding IS30 family transposase; translated protein: MHFKHFSIEEREIIQTMRWEKKSLREIARVLRRSSSSVSREVRKNFPKGHRIYTPRLANERALSKRTRRGREEHLKNERIRSYVVTHLKRRWSPEQISGSITGDLNESISHEAIYQFIYDTVSGGSNLPKTGMEDLRPCLRRRRRIRQPRGTRKCQRIWRTKGASIEDRPKIVLLRKRVGDWEGDSVESVDRKPGVNTLVERKVGLVFITRLADKTSAATVDAMASRFKDVPERFKKTVTLDNGPENRDWQSIERKIGLRCYSAHSYCSWERPTNENTNGLIRDYFPKKTDFSMISDEELRFVENELNSRPRKRLGWKTPLEAWSDAIQC